A region from the Benincasa hispida cultivar B227 chromosome 12, ASM972705v1, whole genome shotgun sequence genome encodes:
- the LOC120092862 gene encoding kinesin-like protein KIN-10A: MAPTPSSKSNHGHISQLRTPQAKRLNFINPPRPHSSPFPNSAVKDSQSEHPVEVIGRIRDYPDRKDKPVSILQINPDGQNVRVRADFGYRDFSLDGISLSEEEDLDSFYKKFVEARIHGVKLGEKCTIMMYGPTGAGKSHTMFGCAKQPGIVYRSLKDILGDGESEAATAVGEGGGERLNVGMFVQVTVLEIYNEEIYDLLSSNSGGGLGLGWPKGSASKVKLEVMGKKAKNATYLSGNEAGKISKEIQKVEKRRIVKSTLCNERSSRSHCMIILDVPTVGGRLMLVDMAGSENIEQAGQVGFEAKMQTAKINQGNIALKRVVESIANGDSHVPFRDSKLTMLLQDSFEDDKSKILMILCASPDPKELHKTISTLEYGAKAKCIVRGPHTPTKDKCGADDSASAVILGSRIAAMDDFIFKLQKENKLREKERNEAHRELMKKEEQVSALRAKLELAGSKGSGVSEEEINSKVNERTQLLKLELERKLEECQRMANEFVELERRRMEERILQQQQEVEMLRRRLEEIESELLNSRDATNNDVNKSKDMDGCRLAKRLLGVYASAEAGMVKSMDLDMDDQEPIHEVKLIGGMDYRPTTNNGIQSLLDKVNEKVDLDVFSSRFGDGDRVCLSTVFEEEEAEEEEEKEVIEEKRVCTVEGLTKLTPDIPDKCQNKDDFLKERSEIGIGLLNENECSKDTAFSRKLRIQNIFTLCGNHRELSQQIAPIPEKKRSDDAENQHPSSPLKTIGEVQKPASDHYTQILSDLTNQNGAVLTENEETMQPIKLQVKGGVNSLSVVPLSPIPLCSKENKLPVTPNIVSQQSDGLSPRLCATPFITVRRH; encoded by the exons ATGGCACCAACACCGTCTTCTAAATCAAATCATGGTCACATAAGTCAATTGAGAACTCCTCAAGCGAAGCGGCTCAATTTCATCAACCCCCCTAGGCCACATTCATCACCTTTCCCCAATTCCGCCGTTAAAGACTCCCAATCGGAGCATCCGGTTGAAGTAATCGGCCGGATCCGAGACTATCCGGACCGGAAAGATAAACCGGTTTCGATTCTGCAGATAAATCCCGATGGACAGAACGTTCGGGTTCGGGCTGATTTCGGGTACAGGGATTTCAGTCTCGACGGAATTTCGCTGTCGGAAGAGGAAGATCTCGACTCGTTTTACAAGAAATTCGTTGAAGCGAGGATTCATGGTGTTAAGTTGGGTGAGAAATGTACGATTATGATGTACGGACCAACCGGTGCCGGCAAGAGCCACACGATGTTTGGTTGTGCGAAGCAGCCGGGGATTGTGTATCGGTCGCTTAAGGACATTTTAGGCGATGGAGAGAGTGAAGCCGCCACTGCCGTCGGAGAAGGTGGTGGCGAGCGGCTGAACGTTGGGATGTTTGTACAAGTCACGGTGCTGGAGATCTATAATGAAGAAATATATGATCTTCTATCGAGCAATTCTGGTGGAGGGCTAGGGCTGGGCTGGCCTAAGGGTAGTGCCTCTAAG GTGAAGCTTGAAGTAATGGGGAAGAAGGCAAAGAATGCTACTTATCTATCTGGGAATGAAGCAGGAAAAATTTCTAAAGAGATTCAGAAAGTAGAGAAAAGAAGGATTGTTAAAAGTACTCTCTGTAATGAGAGAAGTTCTAGAAGCCATTGCATG ATAATCCTAGACGTGCCGACTGTTGGTGGACGCTTGATGCTCGTCGATATGGCTGGTTCTGAAAATATAGAGCAAGCTGGGCAAGTTGGATTTGAGGCAAAAATGCAg ACAGCAAAGATTAATCAGGGTAACATTGCATTGAAAAGAGTGGTTGAATCAATTGCCAATGGTGATTCTCATGTGCCTTTCAGAGACAGTAAATTGACTATGCTTCTGCAG GATTCTTTTGAGGATGATAAATCCAAAATTCTGATGATTCTGTGTGCCAGCCCTGATCCAAAGGAATTACACAAGACAATCTCTACTCTCGAATATGGTGCGAAAGCCAAATGCATTGTTCGAGGTCCTCATACACCAACCAAGGATAAATGTGGTGCTGACGATTCTGCTTCTGCTGTTATTCTGGGATCGAGAATTGCAGCCATGGATGATTTCATCTTCAAGTTGCAGAAGGAGAACAAACTTAGAGAGAAAGAGCGAAATGAGGCACATAGAGAGCTCATGAAGAAAGAAGAGCAGGTATCAGCATTGAGAGCTAAGCTTGAGCTAGCAGGGTCGAAAGGATCAGGCGTGAGTGAGGAAGAGATCAATTCGAAGGTGAATGAGAGAACCCAACTTCTGAAACTTGAGTTGGAGAGGAAGCTGGAGGAGTGCCAGCGAATGGCCAATGAATTTGTTGAATTGGAAAGGAGAAGGATGGAAGAAAGGATACTGCAGCAGCAACAAGAGGTCGAAATGTTGAGACGGCGGTTGGAAGAGATCGAATCCGAGCTATTGAATTCAAGGGATGCAACAAACAACGACGtaaacaaatcaaaggacatgGATGGCTGTAGGCTTGCTAAAAGGCTCTTAGGAGTATATGCTAGTGCAGAGGCAGGGATGGTGAAGTCCATGGACTTGGACATGGATGATCAAGAACCGATACACGAAGTAAAACTCATTGGCGGTATGGATTATCGACCAACTACCAACAATGGTATCCAAAGCCTACTAGACAAAGTGAATGAGAAAGTTGATCTTGACGTGTTTTCATCACGGTTTGGGGATGGGGATAGAGTATGCCTGAGTACCGtgttcgaggaagaagaagcagAGGAGGAAGAGGAGAAGGAAGTTATAGAAGAAAAGAGAGTGTGTACAGTTGAAGGGCTAACCAAACTGACACCGGATATTCCAGACAAATGTCAGAACAAAGATGATTTTCTCAAGGAGAGATCAGAGATTGGCATCGGATTGTTAAACGAAAACGAATGCTCCAAGGACACTGCATTCTCGAGAAAATTGagaattcaaaatatatttactCTTTGTGGAAACCATAGGGAGCTTTCTCAACAAATTGCCCCAATACCTGAGAAGAAGAGATCTGATGATGCTGAAAATCAGCACCCTTCATCTCCATTGAAGACAATTGGTGAAGTTCAGAAGCCTGCATCAGATCATTACACTCAAATTCTTTCAGACCTGACG AACCAGAATGGAGCTGTATTGACAGAAAATGAGGAGACAATGCAGCCTATAAAGCTACAAGTAAAGGGAGGAGTAAACAGTCTTAGTGTTGTACCACTGAGTCCAATTCCATTGTGCTCAAAGGAAAACAAGCTACCCGTCACGCCAAACATCGTATCGCAGCAGAGTGATGGTCTATCACCGAGGCTCTGCGCTACGCCATTCATCACTGTAAGAAGACACTGA
- the LOC120092712 gene encoding 60S ribosomal protein L14-2-like: protein MPFKRYVEIGRIALINYGEDYGKLVVIVDVIDQNRALVDAPDMERSQMNFKRLSLTDIKIDIKRVPKKKELIEAMKAGDVQKKWENSSWGRKLIVKKRRASLNDFDRFKLMLAKIKRAGLVRQELAKLKKAES from the exons ATG CCGTTCAAGCGGTATGTTGAGATCGGAAGGATTGCCCTCATCAACTACGGTGAAGATTATGGGAAGCTTGTTGTAATCGTGGATGTAATCGACCAGAATCGG GCTCTGGTGGATGCCCCTGATATGGAGCGATCTCAAATGAATTTTAAGAGACTCTCCCTGACAGATATCAAAATTGATATTAAGAGGGTCCCTAAGAAGAAGGAGCTGATTGAAGCCATGAAAGCTGGGG ATGTCCAGAAGAAATGGGAGAATAGTTCTTGGGGCAGAAAATTGATTGTTAAGAAGAGAAGGGCCTCACTTAATGACTTCGACAGGTTCAAGCTTATGTTGGCAAAGATTAAG AGAGCTGGATTGGTTAGGCAAGAGCTTGCAAAGTTGAAGAAGGCAGAGTCCTAG
- the LOC120092841 gene encoding putative protein phosphatase 2C-like protein 44, with product MGLKDLRLKLKGLRLGRFLMRNTRKNRRGTVAEVSKASWMAPVNHGYHVVADQSCSRIWEDESDYDSVVVQREQMEGIELWFFGVFDPQIGDKVIKFMQTHFFDKNFQESQVIKGKGREAMKKAHLSARTKVREAKEGKVSWKIGSSSALVIDGDKLVIASMGDYRAIVCEDGLAHQISCDQDSASQRWPRRLMLGMKPRKSSELVLATKRINSETEFVILGSNGIWEVMKNQEAVNLIRHMEDPQEAAECLAKEAFTRMSKSSISCLVIRFD from the exons ATGGGTCTTAAAGATCTTCGTCTCAAACTCAAG GGGCTTCGATTGGGGAGGTTTCTGATGAGGAATACAAGGAAGAACCGACGGGGGACGGTGGCGGAGGTGAGTAAGGCGTCGTGGATGGCGCCGGTGAATCATGGGTATCATGTGGTGGCGGATCAGTCGTGTTCGAGAATTTGGGAAGATGAATCGGATTATGACTCTGTTGTGGTTCAGAGAGAGCAGATGGAAGGGATTGAGTTATGGTTTTTTGGGGTTTTTGATCCTCAAATTGGTGATAAAGTGATCAAGTTCATGCAAACCCATTTCTTTGATAAGAACTTTCAAGAG TCGCAAGTAATAAAAGGGAAAGGAAGAGAAGCAATGAAGAAAGCACATCTGAGTGCAAGAACAAAGGTGAGAGAAGCAAAGGAAGGGAAGGTGTCATGGAAAATAGGATCATCTTCAGCATTGGTCATCGATGGAGATAAATTGGTGATTGCTAGCATGGGGGATTATAGAGCTATTGTATGTGAAGATGGCCTGGCTCATCAAATAAGCTGTGATCAAGATTCAGCCAGCCAACGTTGGCCTCGTAGATTAATGCTCG GAATGAAGCCTCGGAAAAGCTCTGAACTCGTGCTTGCAACCAAAAGAATCAACTCGGAAACTGAATTTGTAATATTGGGGAGCAATGGCATATGGGAG GTGATGAAGAACCAAGAAGCTGTGAATCTGATAAGACACATGGAAGACCCACAAGAAGCAGCAGAGTGTTTGGCAAAGGAGGCTTTCACAAGAATGAGCAAAAGTAGTATTTCTTGTTTGGTCATACGTTTTGactaa